Within the Catalinimonas niigatensis genome, the region AAAACAAAGTGGTGGGAGATCGGCAGAAGCTATCATTATCGTCCGCTCAACATCAGACCTGATCCCGCGCTGGGTAATCCTGTAATCAGCACAAAAGACATCCAGGAAAGCGCTTATCAATATCCTGAAGACGCTATTCCTCTCTTTTTCGGCCATTACAACCTAGCGGGAAAGCCCTACCTGCTCGCTCACAATTATGCTTGCCTGGATTTCAATCTGGAATCCAGGCCGCTGGTAGTAGCCTATCGCTGGGATGGAGAATCCCGACTGGAAAACAATAAGTTTGTATATGTAGGAGGTTAGAAGTTAAAGGTTGAAGTTACCTTTTAACCTTTAACCATTAAGTCCCTCAGTCTTCTATTTCCACGATCATCTCTATCTCCACGGCGATGTTGTTGGGCAGCGATCCCATACCCACCGCCGAGCGGGCATGCTTGCCTTTTTCGCCAAACACCTCTACCATAAAATCTGAAAAACCATTCATCACCTTAGGCTGCTCAGTAAAGTCAGTAGTACCGTTGACCATGCCCAGTACTTTGACAATACGGGTCACCTTATCCAGATCACCAATCTCGGCTTTCAGAGCGGACAGCAAGGTGATACCGACATAACGGGCAGCCTCCTGTCCTTCTTCTATACTCAGGTCCT harbors:
- a CDS encoding RidA family protein, with protein sequence MLKIQQITLLFALLLVCACQSGQQQEVKEANVAQAEDIEQKLKDMGIALYELPAPEANFVRAVRTGNLVFMAGHGPVTPEGNSVTGKLGQDLSIEEGQEAARYVGITLLSALKAEIGDLDKVTRIVKVLGMVNGTTDFTEQPKVMNGFSDFMVEVFGEKGKHARSAVGMGSLPNNIAVEIEMIVEIED